One window of Dyadobacter sandarakinus genomic DNA carries:
- a CDS encoding SxtJ family membrane protein, producing the protein MEHTEEAKSQLVIVTGLLVIYFVLKSRYPFLLWTAAGIGLVSVFIPAAGSLIVKVWLKLAVILGRINGSILLTAIFFAVLLPIALLSRMLGKDPLYLKHGESSTTFRGRNHRYSARDLEKTW; encoded by the coding sequence ATGGAGCATACCGAAGAGGCAAAGTCGCAGCTGGTGATCGTCACCGGCTTGCTGGTTATTTACTTTGTTTTAAAATCAAGGTACCCCTTTCTTTTATGGACCGCTGCCGGAATCGGATTGGTGAGCGTCTTTATTCCGGCAGCGGGCTCATTAATCGTAAAAGTCTGGCTTAAACTGGCTGTAATTTTAGGCAGGATCAATGGGAGCATCCTGCTCACAGCCATTTTCTTTGCAGTACTGCTTCCCATAGCCCTGCTATCCCGAATGCTGGGAAAAGACCCATTGTATTTAAAGCATGGCGAAAGCAGTACTACCTTCAGGGGCAGAAATCACAGGTACTCGGCCAGGGATCTTGAAAAAACCTGGTGA